gcaTTTGCTGTAGGAAAGCttagtagatatactagtaatcctagctCAGTTCATTGGCAAGCTTTAAATCGAGTATTTAAGTATTTAAAAGGAACTatggattatggtttgttttacagTGGATTTCCTTCGGTGATAGAAGGTTATTCGGATGCTAGCTGGATCACTAATATGGAGGATCACTCCTCAACAAGTGGTTGGGTTTTTCTTCTTGGAGGAGGTGCCATTTCTTGGGCATCCAAGAAACAAACGTGTATTACGAATTCAACGATGGAGTATGAATTTGTACCGTTAGCTGCAGCTGGTAAGGAAGCTGAGTGGCTTAGGGATTTGATTTATGAAATTTCGTTATGGCCCAAACCGATATCCACCGTATCTATCAGATGTGATAGCGCTGCTACCTTGGCTAAAGCTTATAGTCAGGTGTACAATGGGAAGTATTGACATTTAGGTGTTAGACATAGCATAATTCGTGAGCTCATTATGAATGGTGTGATATCTGTGGAGTTTGTGAAAACTGATTCAAATTTAGCCGATCATTTAACCAAAGGGTTAGCTAGAGATCTTGTGCACAAGGCGGCTAAAGGGATGGTTTTAAAGTCCATTTGAAATCTTTCATATTAAGATACCCAATTCCCATCTAATATAGTATTGGATGCTGAATTCAATGTGGAAAGCTTGATATCTAAAGATTGGAACACATTATTCATTACATCCCAAGGTATGTGTTCAGTACTGCAAGTGAGTTAGATTGAAATTATATTTCTTAATAGTTCTTTGAAAAATTGCATGTGCAGGTGCGAGAATAAAGAACTACCTATATAAGCATGAAGTTTAGCTGCTTCAAGAAGTTAGGGACTTTATTTTGATATGCTTATTGAAGGATAGGACATAGGCTAGTAAAATATTGTGTCAAGTTAGAACATGAATGTGTAAACtgttgtgtatattttcttcattataTTCACTATGAATAGAAAGGGTTCAATTTTTAGTAACACCCTTGATATTCGATTATATGAATTGAATTTATACTAATATGAAATTCAATCGTCACGACGTTTCATTTATGCATCAGTTTGTTTGTTATGAATTTACTTTAAGTTAATCAAGATTACACTTAAATGGGGGaggattgttggtgatttgtgtcaccaatatgatttaagtgtaatgggattaatttgttaaccaaattaatcttgataaatatcgaacaagtttgggaaagtgttgagtgcacacttgtttgaacttatattGATTATGAcgagggttcgggggcagcgcccccgatagcggggtccaaggggtggcaacccctggcggggtccaaggggcagagcccctggctggtttgacccaaaataaaagcccggtttTGAGCCGTTTTTAGCAGTTATAGATTGAACTGTCATTCGGCAGTTATAAATCCCGTTTTTGGTTATTTAATTTCCTGGTACGTTTTTCAAATTCACATACTCAAAAAACACAGATTCATTGTTCAAATATTCTAAGATTTATCCGATTGAAGATTTCGATAGTACCATCGAAATAATTTGATCTGAAAGTGATTACACGACTCTCAGAAATCCGAATTCGAAACTCTCGTTTACAACAGCTCCTTTGTGTAACATGTGACCCTTTAGTCATGGAGATGATGAGGCTTCCTTTCCTCTGATCCAATAGTCAACTTTCCCTTCAAGGTAACAAGGTATTTATcttatattattatttgttatttgttatttattattattattattattattattattattattattattattattattattattattattattattattattattattattataataataataaaaaacttaaaagttttaaaacttacaaaaaattagtgggaagcctagagacaatctgggcccccacacctctagtaatagcaaaacctatcctagtaaaaatatgagcagcagcaccggcactaatatcttgcgccatcgaactcttctgaacccgctttagcaaagaaacagcctccttctctaattcccccagggaagaaaatgagaaaggaatgaaaccataaccaatcgcctgacagctagattggtacttgacccgcttccgacgaaccgcatcaaccacagcacgtccggggacaaagtcagaaagcccagactgcgtcaaaggagaagaccctgtcaagtcaacacaaacatcgcgaccacaatcccaggaataaagtaacacatctgcaggtctgagggtccTGCCGTtctctccagacaacccaatgtcaacctcctttctcgctgaaatcccagatcgataacaaacatcaacaagggaatcccgaacaatattatgtcgatgcttaatacccaccataccagcacaagacacggcgtgatccccgaaaatattcccagtaaaaacccttgaacaggcagagcatgccgtcgagatagagaacaatggaacacctaaccggtagcacaacacacatcggtaagtctttgcgttcatcgtctgacccaaccacaaaatagggactgcccttagccaagcagatgtgtgatcaccctgctgtgatttccataaggccgattgtcggggagataacgaaaaagtggattctgcagaagcggtaacctttgtgaaataaacatttgccaatttcttcatgagtattggggcagcgacctcactcggattacctaaaatatcaaacccaaccgtattattaaacagacccaatgcatcttcaaaagcacgaccaagaccaacaatacccgtatGACGtaagagcttggtctgcaacccagcagactgtaatcgagaagtcagaaaagcataatgacgaacatctccagcagaataaacaccaagccctccaaatgcaaatggcaaggtggcaagccgccactgccaatcaccaaacccaggccctgaagcagtaacaatacgctccaaggaagatcgaatgGCTCCATCGAAAGAAgaggaaatattattattattattattattattattattattattattattattattattattattattattattattattattattgttgttcttTAACAAAATTTAGCTTGATTCTAACTTCAAAAGTAacaattacataatctttgcgtcTAAAAGAAGAGGAAATTGTACGACCAAGAAAAAAAATGTCTAATCGCATCAAACATGTCATATAATTTGATACTAGAAAAACCAAGTAAAGAATGGTAGCAGGCTAGCAGCTATGATCCAATAGAGACGTCCCTTTTTAGTCCAATTACCTGAAAATTCATTCGCTCCACTCTTTAACTTTGGTCCAAGTTATCTTTGTTTTGATAGCTGTTAATCGTTAAATAATTGAAAATTTGCATTTGTTAATTTGGGAAATATGCATGGGTTGGGATGTATCGGTGAATGGTCTGTGTCACTATTCATTAAATGACCTTGTCTTCTTTTAAATCCACCTGCACACTCATATTACATTACAGTTTTGCGGGCAATCTTCCTAACAATATTCATTGCCTATGTTATTTAATACACTATATCTAATATTTATATCTATACtatgtcattttttttttttgcaaaaataatatatatatatatatatatatatatatatatatatatatatattttacgaggaACCCCTACTACGAACGGGCACATTGGCCCCCCCGCAGCGGGTAAActccgggtaaacggcaagccaaccctccaatatatatatatatatatatatatatatatatatatatatatatatatatatatatatatatatatatatatatatatatatatatagtggaccaatccatggataagcactaaatggggtacaaactggataactaaaatttcaattttttttttttttaaaaaagcgatcctttaatatgcaaatagaagaaaacgaaaaaattttaaaaagttttttaacaaaatcgttcgtaaattgatgatgaatagtaaacatcgatgatgaatggtaaacatcgatgatgaatggtaaaattaaccattcatctggttaatttatcattctttttgttcgcgatgaatgataaaattaatcaatgctaaaataaagcagatgaatggttaatttaaccattcatctggtttttttagcattgattaattttatcattcatcgtaaagAAGATGAATggtaaattaacccgatgaatggttaattttaccattcatcatcgatttttgaaagattttgaacttttttttttatgaaaaaaattgattagaggtgcattttaatgcagatttatgaatgtaaaaaaaattaatttttttttttattttgcttatcccgtttgtacttcttttaagcttatccatggatcgtgcccatatatatatatatatatatatatatatatatatatatatatatatatatatatatatatatatatatatatatatatatatatatatatatatatcataaggataAGCAGCAGATTACAAATTACACAATTGTTCAGACCTGATGATCTGTGTGGTTCGTGATCGAACCCAATACATACAAACATTGGCTAATACACAAGTACATCAAATTGTAAGAAAACAATCCCAAAGCAATAATAACCAAGAGTTCCATAACCCGACCCATCTGCATCTCTGCCAATCTCCAAACCTATCTATACTATGTCATTTATATGTGAGGATTTTCTTGGGTGTAAACTAACTGAAGAGCTCGGTTAGGCTTGACCTTGGCTCATATAAAATACAAAGAAGTTGAGCTCGAGCTCGGCTCATTTCGAACTTAGTATATTATGTTGAGCTCGACACTTTTCTGAAAATTATACAAGTTCATGCTGGGCTCGAGTTCGACTcgttcatatataaatatatatatatatatatatatatatatatatatatatatatatatatatatatatatatatatatatatatatatatatatataatataatagttatagttataataatattttaataaaaacaataactactgttaatatatataagtaaaaaTACTCAATTAGGCACGCTAGCTTATTCACGCTCGATATAAAAAGCCCGAGTTTGAGCTAATTTACTAAACGAACTCCAAAATATATCCGACCCCGAGCTTGTACTATTTACGCTCAGCTCGAATCAAGCTTTTAACGAGTTCAACTCGTATAGCTCGTTCgactcatttttttttatttttttttttttcactttttATACTATGCTACTAATTAAGATAATTGATATCTATCCTCATAGACTACCATAAATTGAACTTCAGATATGTTTAAAACTTATGAAAATTTGATTCAACTATTTTCATGGCGTATCACActttttttaacctacttattggaTAGAGGTTCATTCGGAAGCAATCACCCTATCTATAGAACTttgagagatgactttctctactcttgtgatgTGTCACTCTGAATAGAGAAataacttctctttattctaggataaggaaatgattgtctacatcttatcTCCCTCATACCTCACTTACGGTGGAATTGAGTTTTTGTTGTTTGAGTTTTTGTTGTTTGAGTTTTTGTTTTTGTTGATAGACCACCTAACAATCTAACACGACCAACAGTTCgttaaattaaatataatactaataattaatataaaatatatatatttttgtgtgcAATGAAAATActctacaaaaatataataaaaaagtaGAAGTAGTTACAAATATAAATAAAGTAGAAAATGGAAGTCGATTTCTTTTTTTGGATATCAGTTATAGATATTTGACCCACCAAAACAACATACCGAATGGCGTGAATTTGAAGAGATTTTGACATATAACAAACAAGTGGTGACTGATGCTTAATATTAGGTAGATTCGTTTGTTTTTTGAAATACGAGAATTTAAATTAAAAGATATGCGAAGATCAAAAGTATAACACAACACTCATCCAACGATCTTTTAAAACAACTATTGGTCTAGACCATATTGCACAAATGCTAAACTATATACCAAACTATCTAATAAGCAATAACCAACAAAATACAAACACAACCAGTTACAAACATCCAATTCAACAAAATCACCTAAACAAACCAACACTTGAAACACTGATCGAGATCCCGATGTCCTGACACACCAATGCAGCCTTCTTACTACATAGAAGATCCAACAAATgacaacaaaccaccacaaacaaaATCTAAATCCGAACTAGAAAATCACCCAACTATACACAATACCGGACATCTTCACATTCTAGATACAACATCAAACAGCTACAGATCAAGGTTCGTCGGACTGAACAAACAAGTGAATGATCTAGATAATCACCACAAACAATAAAACTAAATTGAATGAAATCTAAGAAACCACAAAACGAAGAGTTTATCTCTTAAACCAGAAAACGATTACAATGAAGACTGAACTAAAACTTCTACACTATCCAACCCTAATATGCCCTTTTATACATCCAGAAAGCCAAGAATGAGAAACTACAATTAGACCCCTGGACTATTAAAACTTTGTATAAATAACACGAATGGTCCATGTAGTTCTTTCTG
The window above is part of the Rutidosis leptorrhynchoides isolate AG116_Rl617_1_P2 chromosome 1, CSIRO_AGI_Rlap_v1, whole genome shotgun sequence genome. Proteins encoded here:
- the LOC139840634 gene encoding secreted RxLR effector protein 161-like, which gives rise to MLIFGTDQHQVDTTKKFLSSSFEMKDMGEAEVILGIRIKRGSNGISVSQSHYIEKILNKFHFENCSPVSTPMDPTIKLFPNKGHPVSQLEYSRAIGSLMYAMISTRPDIAFAVGKLSRYTSNPSSVHWQALNRVFKYLKGTMDYGLFYSGFPSVIEGYSDASWITNMEDHSSTSGWVFLLGGGAISWASKKQTCITNSTMEYEFVPLAAAGKEAEWLRDLIYEISLWPKPISTVSIRCDSAATLAKAYSQVYNGKY